TTAGTTTGCATCCAATCCCACCCTACCATTGTGGGGTATGTGTTCACACTTTATGCTTTATTTAGCATATTATAATGTTTATGAAGTAAAAATGTGTTTATATAGTAACGCTCACAAAGATAAATATTGTTATAGAGATTTAGTTAGTTGATGTTATAAATCAAGGTTTATTGAGTTTTGTGTAAATTTTGTGAATATCACTCTTTTATCATTTGAATCTTCATCATGTTAATAATCCATATTCATCTTGTCTTCTAAAGtgtccccacccccacccccaccccacagTACTGCAACCTCTGCAAGcttcataacttttttttttctttttgctttggCACCCTCCAACTTTCCATTAATTAACAAACTGCCAAATGGTGGAAAACCCAAATACACCCTCGCCCACGCCACAGCGCTGGGTCAAACACCACTGGCAAAGTCGTCTTTTCCTGCATTATTATCTCTGAATacgaagcaaaaaaaaaaagtcttgtAGAGACTCTGAGTCTCTGATTGACGGATACGATGCCGTTTTAGGGTCACCGCTTTTTCCGTTTCAAATTTCACGTAGGAGTGGACCGGACAAGACAACACGGTGAGGACGATGAGTTAACGTAAGAAGAGCGTACGGTTTTGTGCGCTTGGAGTTTAGTGCTGAAAACCCGAGTCTTTAGCCACCAAAAAAGCATCATTAATCTCGCTTAAAACGTGATCATCCGTGCCACGTGTAGTTAAATCGTGATTAGAGGTGACACGTAGAGATGGTTGGTGACTTGGTGTATGTTTGTTCCGTCCCCGTCAAGATTTCTTGTAAATTTATCTTCAgcctataattaaatataaatcgAACGAATTTAGATTCAACCTTTTTCACCAAACTATAAACTCATATAATGTAATGTAAACTAATCTAGCTTTGAGCTTAAACAATAACAACAAACCCATATTATATCCCTATTATCTCATTATCTTATGATAGTGTAAACTCAAATTTCTATTCCAATCTAGCTTAATAAACACTATTACTATCAAATCCCATGATTTAGAAGAAGATTTATATTCATTCATTACCTAattaaagaaaatcaagatatgtTTTAATGACGCACTGATCTAACTACTTGCTTATTTTCAGGGTCTTACGTTTTGCAGAATTCAAAGCTGGACTTTGCCAACCACCACGGTCACACTCAAACTTTCACTAGTGACCTATGCCTCGagcacaacatatatatatatatatatatatatatatatatatatatatatatattgctaagTAAAGTGTGCATGTACTAGGATGAATCTATCTTGAGACAAAATTTGAAGGTTGAACATGGGTGAGCCAAAAGAGGTTAGAGATGCACTGAATACAGTGCATTTACATTGCAAAAGCAAGCAGGCAGGTCAATGTCGCAGTTTAGGTGTTAGATAGGGTTCGCCAATTGCCAACGCCAAGGCAAAGCAAAATCAAGAAGATGATTTGGTGAGATCAGCAGCAGACCAATCATGGAACACTTAAGCTGAGGTTTTATTTTCGAAGGATGTGCTACTGTCCTGCCCTGCCCAGCACCAACAAcccatttgtttttataaagaTCAACCACACTAGAAAATTTAAACTCGTAATATTTAGATACGATAATCATATTTCAATTTGGGGTGTAATTGAGTAAAAGagactcattcatccttaatcAAAAGTCAAGTTTTGGGTATAGAGCAATCATCTCCAGCCAGTTGTCCTACCCAATAGAGGTGTCTACAATCCAGCCAGGGAATTAGTCGCTGTGTCTGACCGTGGAGAGTGAAAACCCTGGGATACACCCCAATAGGGATGCCTACAGTTTAACGAGAAGATTAGTCACTGTATTCGAcgatgaaaagtgaaaactctAAACTACACCCAAAAAAACGAGAGTCATGTTTCACACATTCCACTTtctatttttaaacaaatttcatTATCTTTAGGTCTAAAGTAGTTGTGGTAATTTGTTTGAGCtactccatatatattattccaTCAGTAACCTTTTTTCCTGTTTTTCTTAAccaggaaaaaatatattttaaagaagGAAGAGAAAGAATAAAGGCAGTAttatataagtgtatatataggtTGAGGATTGCGGAATAGTAGGGCCTTAGGGCCATACCAGTAGGTATTAGAATCCAAAAACTAAGATAACCCCTCACTCCCAACTACTCCctcttttaattaaatttctgaaaatcataacactatatttttaattaaatattcaaaaaaaattattttacttagaaaaaaaaaatacacacgaATGGAGAGAAGATTTGGTCCAAAGCCTTGCGCGTTCTGGGTGGGTGAAGTTCGTGTTGCGATCTTATAAataagtgaaatttatattgtgGTCTTAGACATTAAAAGATTATAATGACATAAATAATTATGGACTAACCGGCTCAAATTGAATGGTTAAAAAACAActcttcaaatttaaaattttgtaattatcaaatttattttctgACAAATTTTGCAAAGGTTATTACCACATAACTGTGGGAATGAGTGACAAGGAGTTTAGGGTgggtttaattaataaaataatagttaggCGAATAGATTAACAGTAAGTTTGGCAGCATATCAATGATTAAAAAGGTGATAAGTAATGGAATGAAGGTCTTCCATCAATGGTGCAATGTGGAAAGCTCATCTACCTCTAATCATTCATATTATCCATCACAATCTCATTCCAATCCTtcttgttaattattattattattattattattattatacccaCAATAAGTGATTAAATGCGcaaaacattatttttgtactataatGTCACGAGTTTAATTCTTATTAATATTCTCTCGGTCGAGTCGTTACACAAGGTCATCTAATGCATTTTACGTCTCTTTGTGTGGGTTGTGGGATATTGTACAAGAGCAAAATTTACCATGTAGTTTGCGGAGTATTATACAAAAACAAGATTATCCCGTTCACACCAACACCCCTGCAATGGCGGtggtttccctcgtcatccaaaataatattattaatattaatttcttttGCTTAAAAtcacttctctttttttttttttttctttttttggtttttggtacttgtttttatttttattttcattttcaaatcaCTCTTTTGGGCCACTGTAAATGTCAGAAATTTGGGCTCAACCCAACCCATTTTCATTGTATGTACATCACTTTCTGTCTTCTGCTGACTTTAACCTCATCTATTGGGCTGCAGAAGTGGAGAAGTTATTACTAGCGacccaaaataattttaacattttgaggCATATATCCTTTTCTCAATGTTGTAACCTTAATTTAATATGTCCCTCACATTCCCTTGTCATTGCTCACGGTCTCCCGTAACGTTACGTTGTTCTCGATTCTTgatggtctttttttttttggacaagaCACCCTTGATATATGTGAAAAAGATGATTCGCTTTATTCACGATTTGACGACGAAAATGACTTATCCAATAAATTAATCATAAAATaccttattttttgaaaaccataaaATACCTTATTAATTTGCTGcattttcaatcattttaagtgacaaattttatactccgtaattaataaaattttctttcatatatatatatatatatatatatatatatatatatatatatcattattcattaataaatataaggaataagggtcaaataagccaccgaactacacacgaaactgcaattagacaattgaactaaaaaacaatgcaattaggtccctgaactacacaaatccatgcaaattaatcgaaagtgacttgtttgacttgatcttccggttatcaattttaaaaataatattttaaaataattttaaataaaatagttaattaaaattaaattaaattttttttttaaaaagacccaattgacttgttcctgtttgttttgttttaaattttaattttaattaattaattaatttaaaattattttaaaatattatttttaaagttagtaaccggaagatcaagtcaacaagtcactttgggttaatttgcatgaatttgtgtagttcagggacccaattgcattgtttttgagttcaatggcctaattgcagtttcgtgtgaagttcggtggcctatttgatccttattcctaaatataattttactaaaGATATGACATTCAAAAAATTTTACGGAGTACAAtgctatatattttataattcttataattattgaactattacctaaaaaataaatgttactTTATTGGGTAGGGAGTGTGTAAGTCAAACTTGGAGTATGTGTGTTTATATGAAACTCGTTTTATGATTCTAGATGACATAAGATATACCAATTTTGGTTATCAGTTTGATTTATGACGTTAGTCTACAAAAGATCATACCACCTAACAATAAACCAACTTAGAGGGagtcaaatttgaaatcttgtggttaccaaatcaATTGCTACATTAACTTGATTAAAGTTgtctcaataaaaatattttttaacaattcaggtacacccacgttcgctccgggaggcacgggagttGGCCCAGGAGAATCGTCACTTGGGTTCTCTcagaattcttccccacaaagagagttcatttgccacttgagctaccccattgggttagtTCATTGTGAAATATGATAATTCTTTAATTGTGTAATTAGCGAGTTACAATGTATTGTGTTTGAAAATACTTTTACTTACAAAACATCGAAATACatgtaatattattttcgtTACATGTTCTTCGAAGCCGTCCTTATGATGTCCAAAGCACGTCCGAAGAGGACTTTCTCCGGATTTTCAAATATCATTGGATCAATGTGACAAGGTGAGATCTCTTTAGGTTCATTCCTCCCTTATTTctaataaagaaaagaaataaagtaCATGTAATATTACTCTGGTTACATGTTCTATTATAGGATGTGACAATTGACATGCATGTTTGACCATTTGACTAGCAGTGACCAAAAAGTAATTTCTTGGGGCCACCCACATGACAAGAAAGAACTCAATAAGGTAGGTTTCCTTACCCCCACCATCAATAAATATCCATCCACCATTTCATCTTCTCTCCACTCCACTTTACTGATTTTGCTCCATTCCCGGCAGATCTGAGAAACAGCTTCAACTCAGACCGGCCATGGCCAAATTCTTTgctctcttcttcttcacacTCCTTGCCATCTCCATTATGCTCCAACCCATTGTGAGTTTCTTTTGTCCTCTTCTTCCTTTGTCTGATATCTTCACATTTCTTGTAGCTTTGCTTCTGTGCCTAACCCTGCTGACTCCTTTTTTTTCTTGCAGCTCCTTCATGCTTCTCAAGGAGGGCATCATCACTCTAATAACCaggtacatacatacatacatatatatacactgcatACATTATCTGCATCACTACATTGTGTAATAATCTTGATTCTATATATATCTAAGACAGAGTACATAAGTGTTTTGTTGTTTGAAATTTCAGAAACCCAACAGCCACTATGGTCCTGGCAGCCTGAAGAGCTCCCGTAAGTTGtcaccattttaaaatttcagttaATCTTGGTAATACAGTTATTACTATGATCATTAGTCGACAAAATTCCGTGAGCCCCACAATCTGCCCAACAAAATAGTGTAGAGTAGGTAAATCAGTGTGACTCGGTGACTCCTTATGCAGAATGATTGTCTATGACCGGCCAACAGGTAGCCATTGGTGTAACTTATGGCAAAACTTGATGATATTGTGTCCTTGCCCGTAATTAATCTACCTCTTAAGAATTAACTAAGCTATTTGTCCCGTTAATTGATGTATGTATGTGTCGTGAGCCCCACAATACAGCATGACAAGATAGTGTAGAGTAAATCAGTGCGACTCGTGACTCGTTAGGTAGGATGATCAGTGTCTATGACCGGCCAACAGGTAGCCATTGGTGTAACTTATGGCAAGACTTGATGATATTGTGTCTTTGCCCATAATTAATCTACCTCTTAGGAATTAACTTAGCTATCTGTCCCGCTGTTAATTGATGTGTGTATGTGTCGTGGGCCCCACAATATAGCCCGACAAGATAGTGTAGAGTAAATCAGTGTGACTCAACTTGTGCCCGCTAATTGATGTGTGTATGTGTAGTCAAAAaggtgaaaaagaaaaaagtgaatTGAAATAAGTGTGTGGTTGGAATGTGCAGAATGCCCATCACAATGCAGCCGGAGGTGTGGGAAGACCCAATACCACAAACCGTGCATGTTCTTCTGTCAGAAATGTTGCCGGAAGTGCCTGTGCGTTCCCCCTGGCTACTACGGCAACAAGGCTGTCTGCCCTTGCTACAACAACTGGAAGACCAAGGAGGGAGGCCCCAAATGCCCTTAATTACTCCACTTATTAATTTAACGTTACTTTTAGTGGATGGGTTCgttgtttaatttattagtttAGTTTAACGTACGTCGTGTGTTGTCTGTTCTTTGTGTACGTGGCTGGTGGATGTTATACTGAACCCACCGTTGTACTGCTAGCAGTTATTGTTACTGAACCGGTTGTGTGGTTAGTTGGTGGGTTTCGGTATTCGGTGCAACCACTCGTCATTTGTTGTTTAGTGCCTAAAATCTACTTCTAGTGTCTAGAACCGAAGCTTTACGGTCTATTTTAATGATTATCTTATAGTGCATGACTAAATTGCACAAAATCATATAGTGCAGTTCTTAAGTACATTGACTCATCTTTCTATAGTATCGATAAGATATGCAGTATTGACCGACTTTATcatgtattattaatattaggatTAATAGTGAGTGTATGATAAAAGATACTATACATATATGGTTGTGCTCGAATAAATGCATAATTTAAATGAAGCACATCATACAAAAATTCGTTACATTGTTTTACGAGGCTAGTTTAGTGTGAAGGTTCGAACCCACTGAAAACTTGTGGAATTATTGAGGGACTTTAATCAAATATGAGAGATGAAGAATATTGTACGCAAAGTGTACAGACTGACAGGGCGACTCATGAATCACCATTTACCTCATCCAATGGCGCTCAGGCATAGGCTTCTAAGAGTTTAGAATTAGACTGAACTAAGTTGGgacacaaaataaaataataatgaattaatatcacttttggtctcACGATTTTTGAGGTCTTATCACTTTTGGTGCACAAcgttaaattttttcaattataatgcttaactttgttatttttatcaattttggccATTCTTGCTAAATTGAGAGCAAATTGTTGCcgacttttatattttaagggaaaatcattatcccaaagaaaaatcttcaatatctaaacaaaagaaaaatcatattaagaaaaaaaaaagtttgtccATCGTCGATGCTATAAATTTCATAGATCTCTGTATAATTTCTGTCTATCTTCTCCATTATTTGTATTGATCaaacacctataaatatgattttatagttattttgtttatatactGAAGATACTTCCTTGAGATGAtgattttacccttaaaatataacATTCGGCAACATTTCGCTGTCAATTTGGACAGAAGGatcaaaaattgataaaataactAAGTTaggcatcaaaatagaaaaaatttaaagttttgcatcaaaattgataaaactcgAAAGTTGTGGGAttaaaagtgatattaattcaaTCAGTAatactacatgtactctcaTTTTTTACTCCCTGCTGAGGTGTCTTCCTTTGATTGATCTAAATAACAAAGTGGGCCACTGTTTTATTCATTCACTtttatttaccgaataaaatttgTACATGTGACGAGAGTTGTACTCCATGGaagtacatatatcattttcctaaattcaataataataaaaaattcgtTACATTTGAACCTCTCAAATATCATGGACATCAAGAGACAGGACATATAGTACGTACACTTGGGTAAGCGTGCAAGGTGGAAATTTTCTCTACCAATAATTAATGGCGCGGTGTGTCGGTTCCTAACTTCCAACAGGAAGAAATGggaaatatataaaagataaaatagaaatagagaagagttaatttcatttttaaatctatattattttatttttagtcttttttttttagaatacttATTGTTgtttctagtattattgtgacattattattttttcttccgTTAGCAAACCAATTTATACGAcgtttttatgagaaaatttcCATCTTCTTATACACAGTGAGTTTaatcgctatatttttatttttattgtataaaaaaatatctaatttGTTACTAGAGTCCATGCCTTCTTCAATTGCAATCCGTGTCATTGTAATTGTGCATTCACAAAAGTAGAATGacacataaatataataatctatgaccaaaaaataaattcaacactTAGGAATGAATAGACTGAAACACTATTGTATTTAACATCATTAAAACCTACTCGTTGACAGACAACCTAAAATaatcatgctacaataataatacaacCAGTCggagatgttttgaaaaaaaaaaaaagagactaaaaaTAAAACGTCATTTATAAATCTATGAATATATTTTTGATTAAAACCAACTTTGGGCTTTGGGTCCAATAACAGGATGGCGATCCAGTCCCATAGTTTTTGGGTAGCTAGGGATGTAGCCATGAACAGTTTTTGGACCAGTCCAAATAAGGGTAAAAAAATCTGACACAATTAAAAATCACTCAAAATAACTCATTAaggaggtgtttggttgggtgtaaTTTGGGGAAagttgtaattcaatgaatttgaCAACtacggtgtttggttggagggaactGCAATTCCGCATAATTGCAATTCCCTTCAAAtggtgaattacaattcatggggggtcggtggagaggagggacATTTATATTGGTGTAAAGACCATTTTGTCCCTCCTCCCAattctttgtctttttttttttttttaatttttgaaattattattattattaaaagaattattattattattattattattattattattgaaagaattattattattattattactactactactactaaataagggcattttagtcattctgtcgcttcttacctttcaattccctgtactcctattattcctgcataccaaacagtgtaatttttttttttgaaaaccaccaaacagtgtaattttaattcttacattattcattgaattacaattccaccaaattataattattttttcacctaattccctcctcccaaccaaacgcctgtaatttttgtttcttctcAATGCACACAAAGAGTATTGAAACGCCTATTTAAAAAGACACAACAGTTTAATGAGTAGAACACTTTGAAAGTGCATTAGATTGAGATCGAGCTTTTTTACCGTAGGGAGTGGATAAATACAGAAGATTTTTGGTGTGTAATGTTGAGcacatatctaaaaacataataaatgtgaatgaaggttataccttcatttatgttcgtttttttcgttaaattttttttttgtacattatgctatgaaagttgtactacataatatcttggacaaatatacccctaccgttataacttccgttatcttttccactattgttactatgcacatgcatccaccatatattttcttatcttctttaataataaaaataataatatacacattaaatattagagttatatgttagttattttttaaaatataaatatccaatttataaaaatattttacattattattattattattattatttactatattaaaatttaaataaatttgaaattttaatataaaatactaatattggacacatattttttgcgcatcgcgcataagaaaaaccagtataatatataaacataaatgtgcaatccaaccaTTAAGTTAACATTTTAAATAGAGACAAAGCACTATCGCGCCACTTAATAGTTATTAGGTACAAACACATAATGGATTGCCAGATTTACATCCAAGAAACTTTGGTTTCTGGGTTACAGGGGATCCTCAGGATCAGCAGTCGTCTGTTCAacgttgttcttcattttccGCAACTTGAATGACGGCAAATGTTGCGGTTGGACGGCATGGGTCGGCTTGTCTGTAAGCCGGATAAAGCTATAGCACCATGCCCCCAATAGCGTCCCGCAAACAGGTCCGACAATGTAGATCCATATGCCCTTGTAATCGTTGCTTGCTATTGCAGGCCCAATGGTCCTTGCTGGGTTCATCGATCCCCCCGATATCGGCCTATTCTTAAACGACAAGATAAGATTTTTAGATAAAACTAATATAGTCAAGTAGAATATAATATGGATCGGGTTCTATAATTACCCGGCAAAGATTGAAGTAATGCAAACGGCAGAACCCACTGCAATGCCAGCCAGCTCCCCAATCTATGACACgagaaaattcaattaaaaaatgtgttttgTTTCAAGTAAACGTTTAAGCGAACACAAGAGATGTCTTACAGCTTTGGTATCCGTGGCGACAGCTGAGGTGACAAACATCATAGAAAACGTGACAACGATTTCCGTGATGA
This portion of the Ipomoea triloba cultivar NCNSP0323 chromosome 5, ASM357664v1 genome encodes:
- the LOC116020760 gene encoding gibberellin-regulated protein 4-like, coding for MAKFFALFFFTLLAISIMLQPILLHASQGGHHHSNNQKPNSHYGPGSLKSSQCPSQCSRRCGKTQYHKPCMFFCQKCCRKCLCVPPGYYGNKAVCPCYNNWKTKEGGPKCP